The Deltaproteobacteria bacterium GWC2_65_14 nucleotide sequence TCGGCCGCGCGGACCCAAATCGATACCGTCGGAAAGGAGGCCTACCACCGGGAGTTTGCCCGCGCCATCCGGAAGCGGGCCGGGGTCCCGGTCGGGCTGGTGGGGGGCTTGCGCTCCCCGAAGCTTCTCGAGGAGATCCTCCGCTCCGGGGATGCCGACTTCCTCTCCATGTCGAGGCCGTTCATCCGGGAGCCGGGGCTCGTGGGCCGGTGGGGGTCCGGGGACACCGGCAGAGCGACCTGCATTTCCTGCAACGGCTGCTTCCTGCCCGGGTTGACGGAAGGAGGGATTTACTGCGTCGTGGAGAAAAAGGCCCGGGAGACGCCGCACGGGTGATGCGGCGCGATGCAGGGGTCAGCGGAGGATGGTCAGGCCGGGCTTGATCAGCTCCATGAATTCCATCCGTGTCGACTGCCGGGTCCGGAAGACGCCGAGCATCGCGGAGGTCACCGCCTTGGAGTTCTGCTTCTCCACCCCCCGCATCATCATGCAGAGGTGGAACGCCTCGACCACGACCGCCACGCCGTGAGGCTGGAGGGTGTCCATGATCGCCGTCGCGATCTCCTGGGTGAGCCGCTCCTGGAGCTGGAGGCGGCGGGAGTAGAGCTCGACCACCCGGGCGATCTTCGAGAGGCCGACGATCTTCTTCCTTGGAATGTAGGCCACGTGGCACTTCCCGAAGAAGGGGAGGAGATGGTGCTCGCAGAGCGAGAAGAGGTCGATGTCCTTGACGGTGACCATCTCGTCGTACGTCTCGTCGAAGATGGCCCGCAGGAGGACCTCCCGCGGGTCCTGCCGGTAGCCCGAGGTAAGGAATTTCATCGCCTGCTCGAACCGCTCGGGGGTCCGGCGGAGCCCCTCCCGTTCGGGATCTTCCCCGATCTTTCCGAGAAGGTTCCGGATCAGATCCTGCATAATGGACGTATCATATCGCACGAGGAGGGATCTCCGGAATGAAAAAGGGTCGGGTGGGCGGTCCGTCCAGGGCCGTCGCGGAAGGGCTGAAGCAGGCGCTGCAGAACGAGGTGGACGGACGGGAGTTCTACCGGATGGCGGCGAAAAGCGCCGGGACCGACGGGGTCCGCCAGATGTTCGAGTTCCTCAGGCAGGAGGAGGAGCGCCACTACGAGCTGATCCTCGAGCAGGCGGGGAGGATGGCCGAGGGGAAGTCTCCCCGGCTTGTCCGCCCCGCCGCAGGGAAGAAGGCGATCCGGAAATTCACCAGTCCCCTCTTCACCCCCGATTTCGTGGCGCGGGGGAAACGGGCCGAGGGAGAAGGGGCGGCGCTTTCCATCGGGATGACGCTGGAAAAGCGGTCGATCGCGCAGTTCGCCTCGCTGAGGAAGAAGGTGAAGGGGGATCCCGCGGCGGAGAAGCTCTTCGACGGGCTGATCGCCTGGGAGCGGGAGCATCTGGAGCTGCTGACGCGCCAGTTCGACCAGTTGCGGCAGATGTACTGGGAGGAGGCGCGGTTCTGGCCGTTCTGAGGAGGGAGGCCCTGGCCCCGGCCGCCGGATGAGGACGGACGAGGAGCTGATGGAGCTCTACCGGGAGGGGAGCCGGGACGCCTTCGAGGAGCTGTTCTCCCGGCATCACCGGAGGGTGATCCAGTTCTGCTACCGGATGACCGGGGACCGGGCGAGGGCGGAGGAGGCGGCCCAGGAGGTCTTTCTCCGGATCGCCCGCGCGGCCTTCACCTACCGGGCGACGGCGAAGTTCACGACCTGGATGTTCACGATCGCCCGCCGGACGACGCTGAATTTTCTGCGGGACGAGAAGGAGACGGGGGAGAAGGTGCCGCTCCTGGACGGCCCGGGGGGGGAGGATACTCCCGGGTCGCTGCAGGTCGAGGGGCCAGCGGAGCTGGACCCGGAGCGGATGGCCTGGAGCGCGCAGCTCGGGGAAAAATTCATCGAGGCGCTCCAGAGGCTGCCGGAGACCTACCGGACCGCCTTTGTCCTCAACCGGGGGGACGGCCTGTCGTACGAGGAAGTGGCGACCGTTCTTGGGATTACGGTGCAGGCGGTGAAAAGCAGGATCTTCCGGGCCAAGGAGATGCTCCTGGGGGAGATTTCCGCGCTCCTTGGGTGAAACGATCCGGAAAAAATCGGGTTTCACCGGGGGAGGGAGAAGATGCGATGGATTGCGGGGATGCGAAGGAGCTCCTGAGCGCCTGCCTGGACGGGGAGGCCTCCGCCGGGGATTCCCGGCGGGTCGAGGAGCACCTTGCCGGATGCGCGGGGTGCAAGGCGGGCGAGCGCCGGATGCGGGCCCTCGACGTGGCGATCGCAAGGACCGGGACCGATGTCTCTCCCGATTTCCGGGAACGTCTCTTTTCCCGGATGGAAGCCGAGGAGCTCCTCCCGAAACGGCGGAGCCTGTTCGCCTTTTCCTTCCGGTGGGCCGCGCTTCCGCTGGCGGCCGCCGCGCTGGGGCTGTTTTTCCTGATGTCGCGGGAGGCGCCCCGGGGGCCTGCGGCCCCGGGCTCGGCCCCCCAGGTCGCGGTAATCCAGCCGGAATCGCCGGCCCGGGCAGCCCGGGAAACGCGGGCCCCGGAGGGAACCGCGGTCGCCGGACGGGAGGAACTGGCCGCGGAGGAGCGGGAGATCGTGGCATACCTCGAGATCCTCGAGGACCCCGCCTCCTTCGAGGAGCCCGGCGGGATCGACGAGATGGAGATGTTCCTCCCCGACGGGAAAAAGCAGGGGTGAGCGGATGAGCCGTTCCCGCCTCCGATGGATCGTGCCGTTCCTGGCCGCGCTCCTGCTGCCGGCGGCGGCGGTCCCGGCCGCCGCGGATCCGGCCGGAACCGTGCGGGATCGTCCCGAGCGGTCCCGGCAGGGCGGGCTCCTCTACGCCCGGGCGGGCGAGATCACCCCGGAGAAGCTGGAGCGCTGGCGGTCGATGCCGCCGGAGGACCGGGAGAAGATCCGGGAGCGGTACCAGCGGTGGAAGCGCCTCCCCCCCGAGCGGAGGGAGCGGATCCTCGAGCGGCGCCGTCTCCTGCGGCAGCTCCCGGACCGGGAGCGCCGCTTCCTGCACGAGCGCAGGGAGATCTACCGGCAGGCCCGGCCGGAGGAGAAGCGGGTCATCGAGAGGTTCGTCCGGCGCTGGAAGGAGATGCCTCCCGCCAGGCGCCATCTGCTGCGCCGGAAGATCGCCGAACTGAGGGACCTCACCCCCTCCGAACGGGACGGGCGTCTGATGGACTGGCCGTTCTACGCGAGGCTGTCGCCCGGGGAGCGCAACGTCGTGAACCGGTTCCTCTATTCAGAGCCCCCCGCCGGCGTCCCCGGCGGGTCCCAGGAGGCCCCCCATGAATGACCGGGAACGGTGGATGCGCGTGGCGCTGCTCGAGGCGGAGAAGGCGGCCGCGGCGGGGGAGGTTCCGGTGGGAGCCGTGGTGATCGGCCCCTCCGGCGAGATCCTCGCGAAGGACCACAACCGGACGATTTCCGCCAACGACCCCACCGCCCACGCCGAGATCCTCGCCCTTCGGAAGGCGGGGAAGAAGATCGGGAACCATCGCCTGTCCGGCTGCCGGCTGGTGGTGACGCTCGAGCCCTGCCCGATGTGCGCGGGGGCGGCCGTCCACGCGAGGGTGAAGGAGATCCTCTTCGGCGCCGTGGACCCGAAGGCGGGGGCCGTCCTGACCCTGTTCCGGATCCCGACGGACGAGCGGCTGAACCATCGGGCCGTCGTGATCCCGGGCGTTCTCGCGAAGGAATGCGCGGCGCTTCTCACCGAGTTCTTCCGCTCCAGGAGATAGCCGGAAGCGGCTTCGTTCGCTCCTTGCCGTTTTCTTCCCGAAGTTCGTCCCGTCCGTAGTACAATTTTCCCTTCGGCGAACGTACCCGGAGGAAATTTCCCTGAATCGAACGACCCGAACGGGCAGAAAGGCGGAGCCGCCGGAAGATCTCCGGGCGGAACTGAAGGAGGCGCTCGCGAAGCTGGCGCGGGCGGAGGAGAGGGTCTCCCGGATAGCGCAGGAATTCCGCGAACAGGAGGAGTCCAACCGCATCCTCCTGGAGCAGCTGCACCAGGCGCAGAAGATGCAGGCGATCGGGACGCTCGCGGGGGGGATCGCCCACGACTTCAACAACACGCTCGGGGCGATCATCGGGTACACCTCGCTTTTGAAGAACATGATGAAGGAGAACCATCCCTTCTACGGGCACGTGGCCACGATCGAGCGGTCCGCAGAACGGGCGGCCGACCTGACCCGCAAGCTGCTCGGGTTCGCGCGCGGCGGCAAGTACCGGGCCGAGCCGGTCTCCCTGAACGACGTGGTGACCCGGGTCCTCCCGATCATCCAGAGGACCTTCGACCGGGCGATCGTGATCGAGACCCGGCTCGCGGAGTCTCTCCCCACCACCGAGGGGGACTTGGGGCAGCTCGAGCACTCCCTGCTGAACCTGTGCCTGAACGCCCGCGACGCGATGCCCGAGGGGGGGAGCCTGGTCATCGAGACGGCCCCGGCGAGGATCGGGGAGGGGTTCGTGGCGCTCCACCCCTGGGCCAGAACGGGAGAGTTCGTCCGGCTCACCGTTTCGGACACGGGGGTCGGGATGACCCCCGAGACCCGGATGAGGCTGTTCGAGCCCTTCTTCACCACGAAGAAGCCGGGATCCGGCACCGGCGCCGGAATGGGGCTCGCGATGGTGTACGGTGCCGTGAAGAACCACGGGGGGTTTATCGAGGTGCACAGCGAGCCGGGGCGCGGGACGACCATGAACCTCTACCTGCCGGTCAGCTGGCGGATCCGGCAGGGGGATTCCCCCGCGCCGGAGAAGCCGGTCCGCGGGGTGAAGGAAACGGTCCTGGTGGTCGACGACGAGCCGGCGTTGCGGGATCTCGCCGAGGCGGTCCTTTTCTCCGCGGGGTACCGGGTGCTTGCGGCGCGGAACGGAGAAGAGGCCTGCGAGATCCTCCGCGACCTGGGGAAGAAGGTGGGGCTGGTCCTGCTCGACATCGAGATGCCGGGGATGGGGGGGAAGCAGGCGTTCCTGACGATGCGGGGAATGCGGCCGGGGCTCCCCGTCCTGGTCGCGACCGGCCACGGGATCGAGGGGGCCGCCTCCGAGATCCTCCAGATGGGGGGAAACGGGTTCCTCGGGAAGCCGTTCCGGGCGAAGGAGCTGCTGCAGGCGGTCCGCCGCGTGCTGGACTCAAAGTAGCGGCGAGAAGATCCGGCAGCTGTCCTCCAGCAGGCGGATCGGGCGGCTTCTCCTGGCGAACCGGGCCGGATTGATCCGCCTCGACTGCGCGAGATCCTGCTCGAACTGACCGGCCAGCGCCGCGACCTCCTCGCGGCCGTAGAGAAAAATCCCCAGCTCGAAGTTCAGGAAAAAACTCCGGATGTCCACGTTCGACGACCCCACCATGCCGACCGCGTCGTCGACGACCAGCACTTTCGCATGGAGGGTCGTCGGGGTGTAGAGGTAGATCTTCACGCCGGACCGCATCAGGTCGTCGTAATAGGACCTCCCGGCGAGCCAGACCATCTTCAGGTCGGACCGCTCCGGGACGATGAGCCGCACGTCTACCCCCCGCAGGGCCGCGTTTTCCAGGGAGGTCCCGATCGCGTCGTCCGGAACGAAGTAGGGGGTCTCCACCCAGATCCGCTCCCGCGCGGAGGCGAAGGCGGTGAACAGCCCCTGGTAGATGGGGCGCAGGGTGCGGTCCGGTCCCGAGGCGACCACCTGCATCGGGGCCGACCGTCCGGCGTTTCCCGGGGTGGTGGGAAGGGATGGGAAGAGGTGTCCCGCCGGTCCGGTCTCCTCCGTGGCGAAGGCCCAGTCGTCCAGGAAGAGGGCCTGCAGGTCCCGCACGGCGGCCCCCCGGATCATGACCGCGCTGTCCCGCCACCGCTTCGGGTCGGGCCGGGGGCCCATGTACCGCTTCCCGATGTTCATCCCGCCGGCGAAGGCGCTCCTTCCGTCGACGATCAGCAGCTTCCGGTGGTTACGGAGGTGGGCGGACCATTTCCGGTGCAGCGGGAGGGCGGGGAGGAACTCCGCCACCTCCCCCCCGGCCTCCCGCAGCGGTCGGACGAGGCGCCGAAGGGCCCGCCAGGATCCCACGGCGTCGAGGAGAAGACGGACATGAACCCCTGCTCGCGCGCGGGCCGCGAGGGCGTGGAGGAACCGCTTTCCGATCGCGTCCACATCGAGGATGAAGAACTGCGCGTGAATATGGTCGCGCGCCTCCTCGATCTGCTCGAGGAGGGTTCTGTAGGCCTGTTCCCCGCCGGTGACGAAGACGACCCGGTTTCCGTCCACCGGCGGCGGCGCCCCCGTCGCGAGAAGGACCCGCCCGCAGGTCGTCGCGACTTGGCGGGGGAGGTTCTCCGGGCGGACACGATTTTCCACGGAGCTCTCCCCGGAGCCTACCGCGTCGATCTTTGCCCGGATATGTCTCCGGATCCGGCGCCCCCCGACCAGATAGTAGAGGGGAACCCCCACGACCGGGAGGAGCGCGATGGAAAGGACCCAGGCGACCGTCGCGGCGGGCTGACGCCGCTCCATGATGATCCGGGGGATCAGGAGGAAGGCGAAGAGGTACCCCAGGGACGAGAGGACGAGCGCGGCGATCCGCCAACCGTCGTACATGGGTCCCTTCCGAAGAGGTGATCGGCGCCGGCGACGCCCACCTTCCTCCAGGCTGTTGCGGCGGTGCGTCCCGCATGCGCCGGGCCCCGTCACGGGGAGGAATGGCCGGGGTTTCTTCTTCCTGCCCCGCGGGGTTTTCGTTATAATACCTCCCTTACGCGCGGAGGGGTACCGAAGTGGCCGTAACGGGGTCGACTCGAAATCGACTTGGCGGTGCGAGCCGCCACGTGGGTTCGAATCCCACCCCCTCCGCCAGAAATGTACCGGTCCCCCTGTCGGGGGTGCGCCGGCAGCCAGGCCCTCCGCAACGGAAGGCGGCGAACCCCGTCAGGTCCGGAAGGAAGCAGCGGTAGCCGCAACACTCCGTGTGCCGGAGGCACCCCTGGCTGCCGGCCCACCCCCGGGAGAGGCCCCGCGGGGGAGGAAACGAGCGGACATGGCATACCAGGCGCTCGCGAGGAAGTGGCGCCCGAAGAGCTTTCAGGAAGTCGTCGGGCAGGGGCATGTCACCCGCGCCCTGGCGAACGCCATTTCCCTCGACCGGATCCACCACGCCTACCTGTTCACCGGCACCCGCGGGGTGGGGAAGACGACCTTCGCCAGGATCCTCGCCCGCGCCCTGAACTGCGAGAAGGGGCCTACGCCATCGCCCTGCCTCTCCTGCCCCTCCTGCATCGAGCTCCTCGCCGGCTCGGCGGTCGACGTGCAGGAGATCGACGGGGCCTCCCACACGGGGATCGACGACGTCCGCAGGCTCCGGGAAGGCGCGGCCTACGCGCCGGCGCGAATGCGGTACAAGATCTACATCATCGACGAAGTCCACATGCTTTCCAAAGCCGCCTTCAACGGGCTGCTCAAGCTCCTGGAGGAGCCGCCGCCCCACGTCGTCTTCGTCTTCGCCACCACCGAGCCCAACCGGATTCCCGAGACGATCCTGTCGCGGGTCCAGCGGTTCGACTTCCGGATGCTCTCCGAGGAGGAGATCTCCGAACGGCTCCGGGAGATGGCGGCCGCCGAAACGCTCGACTGCGAGGAAGAGGCGCTTCAACTGATGGCGCGGTACGCCTTCGGATCGATGCGGGACGGCCAGTCGATCCTCGAGCAGGCTGCGGTGCTGGGGGACGGAGCCGTCTCGGCATCCCTCGTGGAGGAGATGCTCGGACTCGTCGGGCCCGAAGCGGCGATCGACCTCGCATCCGCAGTCGTCCGGGACGGCGCCGGGGAGGCGATCCGGAAATTCCGGGAGCTGTTCACCCGCGGCGCGGACCTGAAATTCCTCTTCCTGTCGCTGGTGGACATGCTCCGGGACGCCGCGGTCCTCTCCTTCACCGGGAAGGAGGAACTGCTCTATCGCCATTCCCCCTCGTCGCTGGCCCGAATGCGGGAGCTGGTCGCCCTTCGCTCCCGGGAGGAGTGGATGTTCCTGCTCGACATCGCCTTCCGGTCCGAGAAGGATGTGCTCGGGTCCGAATTCCCCCGCCTGGGGTTCGAGCTGCTGCTGCTGCGCCTGGTAAATGCCCCCGGGCTGCTGGCCGTGGAAGGGCTGGAAGGGGGGGAGGCGGCGGCCCCTTCCTCTCCGGAGGCCGCTCCCGCATCCCGTCCGGTGCTCCCTGCGCAGGCGGTAGGGGCGCGCCCGACCTTCGAGAAGCGGCCCGTGCGGCCGGATCCGTCCTCCGAAGCCCGAAGGGCGAAGGAGGACGCTCCCGGGCCGGGAGGGGACCTCTGGCAGGCGATCCGGAAGAACCTCGAGGCGAAGAAGAAGCCGCTCGTCGTCGCCCTGCTGAACCAGATGCAGGGGACGGTCGAAGGGGGGGATCTGGTGATCGCCTGCCCCCACCAGATGCAGCTCGACCGGCTCCGGGAGGAGGACAAGTGGGCGGTTCTTCTCCAGGCGGTGGAGGAGGAGGCGGGGAAAAAGCTCCCGATACGGCTGGTTGTTTCCGGGGAAAAAAAAAGCCCGGAAGCTGACCCGGTAGCGGAGGCGCCGCACCCGCAGAAAAAGGCCTTTTCGGACCCGATGCTGGCGGAGGTCCTCCGGGAGTTCGAGGGGGCGACGGTGCTCGAGGTCAGGGCGGCGCCCAAACGGCGGCCGCACCCCGCCGTCCGGGAGGAGGAGGAGCCGGAGCGGGAGGAGGAGCCGGAGCGGGAGGAGGAGCCGGCGGCGGAAGAGACGGAGGCGGAAGAGGAATGAAGGGGATGGAGGAGATCCTCCGGCAGGCGCAGCAGGTGCAGGAACGGCTCGCGAAGCTCCAGGAGGAGCTGGCCGGAAGAACCGTCGAGGCCTCGGCGGGAGGCGGGATGGTGTCCGTGGTCGTGAACGGCCGGCAGGAGGTCGTGTCGGTGCGGATCGAGAAGGAGGTGGCCTCCCCGGAGGAGCTGGAGCTGCTCCAGGACCTGGTGCGCGGGGCGATGAACGAGGCGCTCTCCCGGTCGAAGCGGATGGTCGCGGAGGAGATGTCGAAGATCACCGGCGGGATGAACCTGCCGGGGCTGTTCTGACCCGCCATGTCCTATCCCAAGCCGCTGCGCAGGCTGATCGCCCAGCTCACCCGGCTCCCAGGGATCGGGGAGAAGAGCGCGACCCGCATCGCCCTGCACATGCTCCGGATGCCCAAGGAGGCGGTCCGGGAGATGGGGGAGACTATTGCCGGGATCTCGGACGCTGTGCTACGATGCACCACGTGTCATAACATCGCGGACCAGGACCCCTGCGCGATCTGCTCCGACCCGGAGCGCCGCAAGGACGTCCTGTGCGTGGTCGAGAATCCCACGGGCCTGGTCCCGATCGAGAAGAGCGGGGAATACAGGGGCAGGTACCACGTCCTGGGGGGGGCCATTTCCCCGATCGACGGGGTGATGCCGGAGGATCTCCGGGTCCGGGAGCTTCTGGAGAGGATTTCCGCGGGGGGGATCGGGGAAGTCATCCTCGCCACGAACCTGACGGCGGAGGGGGAGGCGACCGCGTCCTACCTCGCCTCGGTCATCAAGCCGCGCAACGTTCGCGTTTCCCGCATTGCATACGGCATGCCCGTCGGGTCGGACCTCGAATATTCCGACGAGATCACCGTGGGCAGGGCGATCAAGGGGCGTAGGGACATGCTGTGAGACGTCCGGACCCCGTGCGTACGACTTGACCGGCATCAAGGCGGTATGGTACGAACCCCGGTATTTTTCCCTGAAGGGTATTCATGCAGGGATTCTTTATTGGAAACCCCACGGGAGAGAGGTAGGAATCCATGGCCAATGTGAAAACGGCGGTGAAGCTGCCGGTGAAGAACGCTCTCGGGTTCTTCGAGATCCGGATGGAGAGCATCGGCGGGCTGGGGGCGAACGTCGCGGGGAAGATTTTGACGGAAGCGGCCATCCTGGGGATGGGACTGAACGGCGCCGG carries:
- a CDS encoding GTP cyclohydrolase I FolE, translating into MMQDLIRNLLGKIGEDPEREGLRRTPERFEQAMKFLTSGYRQDPREVLLRAIFDETYDEMVTVKDIDLFSLCEHHLLPFFGKCHVAYIPRKKIVGLSKIARVVELYSRRLQLQERLTQEIATAIMDTLQPHGVAVVVEAFHLCMMMRGVEKQNSKAVTSAMLGVFRTRQSTRMEFMELIKPGLTILR
- a CDS encoding tRNA-specific adenosine deaminase — translated: MRVALLEAEKAAAAGEVPVGAVVIGPSGEILAKDHNRTISANDPTAHAEILALRKAGKKIGNHRLSGCRLVVTLEPCPMCAGAAVHARVKEILFGAVDPKAGAVLTLFRIPTDERLNHRAVVIPGVLAKECAALLTEFFRSRR
- a CDS encoding cardiolipin synthase — its product is MYDGWRIAALVLSSLGYLFAFLLIPRIIMERRQPAATVAWVLSIALLPVVGVPLYYLVGGRRIRRHIRAKIDAVGSGESSVENRVRPENLPRQVATTCGRVLLATGAPPPVDGNRVVFVTGGEQAYRTLLEQIEEARDHIHAQFFILDVDAIGKRFLHALAARARAGVHVRLLLDAVGSWRALRRLVRPLREAGGEVAEFLPALPLHRKWSAHLRNHRKLLIVDGRSAFAGGMNIGKRYMGPRPDPKRWRDSAVMIRGAAVRDLQALFLDDWAFATEETGPAGHLFPSLPTTPGNAGRSAPMQVVASGPDRTLRPIYQGLFTAFASARERIWVETPYFVPDDAIGTSLENAALRGVDVRLIVPERSDLKMVWLAGRSYYDDLMRSGVKIYLYTPTTLHAKVLVVDDAVGMVGSSNVDIRSFFLNFELGIFLYGREEVAALAGQFEQDLAQSRRINPARFARRSRPIRLLEDSCRIFSPLL
- a CDS encoding DNA polymerase III, subunit gamma and tau; the protein is MAYQALARKWRPKSFQEVVGQGHVTRALANAISLDRIHHAYLFTGTRGVGKTTFARILARALNCEKGPTPSPCLSCPSCIELLAGSAVDVQEIDGASHTGIDDVRRLREGAAYAPARMRYKIYIIDEVHMLSKAAFNGLLKLLEEPPPHVVFVFATTEPNRIPETILSRVQRFDFRMLSEEEISERLREMAAAETLDCEEEALQLMARYAFGSMRDGQSILEQAAVLGDGAVSASLVEEMLGLVGPEAAIDLASAVVRDGAGEAIRKFRELFTRGADLKFLFLSLVDMLRDAAVLSFTGKEELLYRHSPSSLARMRELVALRSREEWMFLLDIAFRSEKDVLGSEFPRLGFELLLLRLVNAPGLLAVEGLEGGEAAAPSSPEAAPASRPVLPAQAVGARPTFEKRPVRPDPSSEARRAKEDAPGPGGDLWQAIRKNLEAKKKPLVVALLNQMQGTVEGGDLVIACPHQMQLDRLREEDKWAVLLQAVEEEAGKKLPIRLVVSGEKKSPEADPVAEAPHPQKKAFSDPMLAEVLREFEGATVLEVRAAPKRRPHPAVREEEEPEREEEPEREEEPAAEETEAEEE
- a CDS encoding nucleoid-associated protein, YbaB/EbfC family, whose protein sequence is MKGMEEILRQAQQVQERLAKLQEELAGRTVEASAGGGMVSVVVNGRQEVVSVRIEKEVASPEELELLQDLVRGAMNEALSRSKRMVAEEMSKITGGMNLPGLF
- a CDS encoding recombination protein RecR; the encoded protein is MSYPKPLRRLIAQLTRLPGIGEKSATRIALHMLRMPKEAVREMGETIAGISDAVLRCTTCHNIADQDPCAICSDPERRKDVLCVVENPTGLVPIEKSGEYRGRYHVLGGAISPIDGVMPEDLRVRELLERISAGGIGEVILATNLTAEGEATASYLASVIKPRNVRVSRIAYGMPVGSDLEYSDEITVGRAIKGRRDML